The Plasmodium knowlesi strain H genome assembly, chromosome: 12 sequence TTGCACAATTCTTCCATAGCTTAAAGCGAAATGACATTTGTTCCCATATGTACTTGTGCCATATAGTagggaatataaaaatgaacagtaGGTTAAACTATTATATGATTAAGGTGAAGGAGAAACATACGCATAATAAGAGGTACGGTACCCAGGAATGAATCAATTAAGGGGTAAAAGAAATGGCATACAAAATTttagcaaaaaagaaaagggccatttcttttaaattacACAAATTTGTTTAGAGGCATGGTAATAGGAAACAAAATACTTTATGAATTAAGGAATGTTTCTAGCCCCtcagagggagaaaaaaaagagaaaagaaagagaaaaaaaagaagaaaaaaaaattacagtgataaattaaatatacaCACTGACAAATGAGGACAAAAAAATCTGATGGAagtaagagaaaaaaaaaaggagaagatgcAGGAAGCGGATCGGACGAAAGTTTCATCGACAGtgtggaggaggaagagttGGCGGAAGCAGAAGGTGAAGAAGACGTGGTAGAtgcggaagaggaagaagaagaagaagaagaagacgaacaggaggaagacggtgaagaagaggaaggggaagacgaagatgatgatgaggaggaggacgaAGATTACGAACTGAAAAATTTCGGCATAGCACTTGAAATGCCTAAGCGAAGgaatagaggaaaaaaccTGAAAAAACTAATTGGGGAAGACTtagaaaaagatgaaaaattcTGGAATGATAGCAtttgggaggaagaagaagtagacGAGGAGTATGTAAATtcggaaggggaagaagaatacATAGATATAACTGATTCCGATtttgatgatgatgaggatgaggTGGAAGATgatgacgaagaagaagtggagagaaatgaaaaggaactagatgatgaagaggtaaaacgaaagaagaaaaaaatgttttcgtatttagaaaaattaaaaaaacaaactcaTAATAATGCATTAAGGCAGAAGCTAATGATGAAGGCGAAGCATTACGGGAGCAAAGCGCGTGGTGGGAAACATGGAACTGCTCTCCACGGTGTGGAACACAAAtcgggaaagaaaaaaaagggagagggCGAGGCAGAAGCGGAAGAAGCGCTAGAAATACAAGGGACCGTaaagaaacggaaaaaagttGATACTCCCTCCATGGTGTTGAATAGATCTACTAGAGATACAACAAGACAAAAGACGGAGCAAATACAGAAGCTCTCCGAATTGAGAAGaattaaaagggaaaatcgttttaaaaaaatgtacgaaaataaaaaaaataaaaaaagtacgcAAAGAGAAATGACAAGGGAAGAACGATTAGAGGAAGCAAAAATAACTGAGCAGTACAATTTGCAATCCCTTTTACAGTTACAGGCctgggaagaagagaaaaaaaaatatattgaaaATAAGAGAATTATTTATCATAGAccaaaaaatgtttttattagTTATTCCTATTCGAAGGATAAAACATTTCCATCGAGCGAAAATTTGAAATATGAGCTCGATTCATATTATGTGCAAAATCCAGCACAAATGATCAATGGTAGTTCTATTGGAGGTCTCCTAGCCCCCCCCGATAGTAACACAAACATGACGCAAAATTATGTAAACTGCGACAATGATGTTGTAGAAAGTAATGTTCATTTGGACCAAGCGGATTCAGCGTCCACCGTAAGAGGCCCAATTgataaggaggaaaacaGCGCAccgaatgaagaagatgtaCCCAATGATGTGAGCGATGAAagcataaaaagaaaaaaaagtgaagaggaTCGGGTGTCAAAAGAAAGCGAAGATCATAATGATGCGGATagcaaaacaaaattgggaaaattcGAACCAATGCAGCCGATCCAGTTGCACAATTTGGAAGACCTGGATAATCTGGATCAGTGCGAAGATTTACACATAGAATATTTaaacgaaaatgatgaaataaattttgGAACGCACACAAAGGATAATAGCAAAACGGTAAATGACAGTGTTACAacggtgaagaaaaagagactAAGAGTTAAAACACACATGGAGGagaaacaaatatatattgtCACCGATTCGAATGAGCTGAATATGTATAGCAATTATAGCAACTGTAAGGAATATTTGGAAGGAgtgagaaataaaaataatttatgtgCCATCACCAATTTAGAGGGCAAATATTTTGACCCcctaacaaaaaaatattataataacGCAGAAGCGTTTAAATTGCTACGATTTTATCATCACCAAAAGACGTATGACCATGTCAACGAACAAATATCTATGATGGTTGAACTTTTTACGAACAAGTTAACAGAAATagaggaaaatacaaaaaatggcTTGTTTGATAATATTTAGGGGTGATGGGAACGCGCACATATGTCAGATTAGTGCGTACACTATGTTCAACCCCATCGTGCCATGTGTGCACCTTACCTATGCATGGCATTTTTCTAACTGTTCGCGCGAATCGCTAGGTTGTAGGTATTCTCCaccagaaaagaaaaagacgcATTGTATGATAAATATGTGGTAATATGCGTCTCACCttaatttttatgttaaTCGATTCGTCTTCtcgattttattttcctgctataatttgtcttttttttttttgccccatttctttttgtttttttttttttgtttttttgtttctttatACATTGATCAGTGGAAGGGGCGACCCCCTCCCACATGCCCGTGGGGGAGTGACAGGCATGGTAGTCTCACATTTGCATCAAAATGATGTtaacacatatgtacatatacagcATACCTTTCCCCCACCTGTCCGCTAGTTCCCTCCTATCAACTTTAATtagttaatttctttttttgtgtatagTGAAATTCCTTGCCGTGCCTAACTATACACGGCATGGACAAGCTAAAAATTCAAAGAAATCTGCACACCtataaataacaaaaattgaaaaaagcaaattaaGTATTACGGAGAATTGGAGAACACAATAAGTTGACCCCCGTCGTACTTCCCAATTTTCGATTCCTTCCAATGTTATGTTGAGAAGC is a genomic window containing:
- a CDS encoding YL1 nuclear protein, putative, encoding MRTKKSDGSKRKKKGEDAGSGSDESFIDSVEEEELAEAEGEEDVVDAEEEEEEEEEDEQEEDGEEEEGEDEDDDEEEDEDYELKNFGIALEMPKRRNRGKNLKKLIGEDLEKDEKFWNDSIWEEEEVDEEYVNSEGEEEYIDITDSDFDDDEDEVEDDDEEEVERNEKELDDEEVKRKKKKMFSYLEKLKKQTHNNALRQKLMMKAKHYGSKARGGKHGTALHGVEHKSGKKKKGEGEAEAEEALEIQGTVKKRKKVDTPSMVLNRSTRDTTRQKTEQIQKLSELRRIKRENRFKKMYENKKNKKSTQREMTREERLEEAKITEQYNLQSLLQLQAWEEEKKKYIENKRIIYHRPKNVFISYSYSKDKTFPSSENLKYELDSYYVQNPAQMINGSSIGGLLAPPDSNTNMTQNYVNCDNDVVESNVHLDQADSASTVRGPIDKEENSAPNEEDVPNDVSDESIKRKKSEEDRVSKESEDHNDADSKTKLGKFEPMQPIQLHNLEDLDNLDQCEDLHIEYLNENDEINFGTHTKDNSKTVNDSVTTVKKKRLRVKTHMEEKQIYIVTDSNELNMYSNYSNCKEYLEGVRNKNNLCAITNLEGKYFDPLTKKYYNNAEAFKLLRFYHHQKTYDHVNEQISMMVELFTNKLTEIEENTKNGLFDNI